The following coding sequences lie in one Rutidosis leptorrhynchoides isolate AG116_Rl617_1_P2 chromosome 4, CSIRO_AGI_Rlap_v1, whole genome shotgun sequence genomic window:
- the LOC139843996 gene encoding glucan endo-1,3-beta-glucosidase 4-like, with amino-acid sequence MRLILWLKSLLLIFANLSTAVDAFVGINIGNSGSNLPSSEQVVAILRAHQITHVRLFDSDTKLLTALSDTGIEVMVSVTNNEILDIAKAPSNAATWINTHVAAFKPATNITAIAVGTEVLSSTPNTATNVLVTVMNNIHKALVASNLNDEIKVSTPLSMDIIPIPFPPSTATFNASLNSTISGILDFLKTTNSFYMLNAYPYDGYVKSNGIFPIQYALFQPLPVVKQIVDPNTLFHYESMLEAMVDATYYSIATYNASVIPIIVTETGWPSSGGANETDATVENAETFNNNLIRRVLTGSGPPSQPSILLNSYIYEMFDEDKRPNYGVFFSNGSSVYNLDFGNSTGNSTSGFCVARKGADPASLQDGLNWACGQGQANCTAIQSGQPCFLPNTIQNHASYAFNDYYQRKRDVGGTCDFGGTAVTTSVDPSYGICIFTGSSNTSNGTFGPASPTGSVSPPHQILETGYLVLATILTWCLLLHL; translated from the exons ATGAGGCTTATATTGTGGCTTAAATCTCTCTTGCTTATATTTGCTAATTTGTCTACTGCAGTAG ATGCTTTTGTAGGAATAAATATTGGAAACAGTGGTTCAAACCTACCATCATCTGAGCAGGTGGTGGCCATCCTCAGAGCCCATCAAATAACACACGTGCGCCTTTTTGATTCCGATACCAAATTGCTTACAGCACTATCAGACACCGGGATCGAAGTTATGGTTAGTGTCACCAATAACGAAATCTTGGATATCGCAAAAGCACCATCAAATGCTGCCACGTGGATTAACACACACGTTGCAGCATTTAAACCAGCAACTAATATAACTGCAATTGCTGTTGGTACTGAAGTTCTTTCTTCAACCCCAAACACTGCAACCAACGTTCTTGTTACAGTTATGAACAACATTCATAAAGCTTTGGTTGCTTCAAATTTAAACGACGAGATTAAAGTTTCAACGCCTTTATCAATGGATATAATCCCTATCCCATTTCCACCATCTACTGCAACTTTTAACGCTTCGTTAAATTCAACTATTTCCGGGATTCTTGATTTCTTGAAAACCACCAATTCTTTTTACATGTTAAATGCTTATCCGTACGATGGGTATGTAAAAAGCAACGGGATTTTTCCGATTCAGTATGCGCTTTTTCAACCGCTTCCAGTAGTCAAACAGATCGTTGACCCGAACACTCTTTTTCATTATGAAAGTATGCTTGAAGCTATGGTGGATGCTACCTATTACTCCATAGCTACTTATAATGCTTCTGTGATACCGATTATCGTGACTGAAACAGGTTGGCCGTCATCTGGTGGGGCCAACGAAACTGACGCAACTGTAGAAAACGCTGAGACGTTTAACAATAACTTGATTCGGCGGGTTTTGACTGGGTCGGGCCCACCGAGTCAACCCTCCATTTTATTGAACTCGTACATTTACGAGATGTTTGATGAAGACAAAAGGCCAAACTACGGAGTGTTTTTTAGTAACGGGAGTTCGGTTTATAATCTTGATTTTGGTAATTCGACGGGGAATTCAACGAGTGGATTTTGTGTTGCTAGAAAGGGGGCGGACCCCGCTAGCTTGCAGGATGGTTTGAATTGGGCGTGTGGTCAAGGGCAGGCCAACTGCACCGCTATTCAATCTGGGCAGCCATGTTTTCTGCCCAATACGATACAAAACCATGCTTCGTACGCTTTTAATGATTATTACCAAAGAAAGCGCGACGTTGGTGGAACCTGCGATTTTGGTGGCACAGCTGTAACAACTAGTGTTGATCCAA GTTATGGAATCTGCATATTTACAGGAAG TTCAAATACAAGTAATGGTACGTTTGGACCAGCAAGTCCCACTGGGAGCGTTTCCCCGCCACATCAAATACTTGAAACCGGGTATTTGGTATTGGCAACAATTTTAACATGGTGTCTGTTGTTACATCTGTAA
- the LOC139844604 gene encoding uncharacterized protein At5g01610-like, which yields MASFKQSLLIISLISLHLTTTTVTTTTTTADIHDILPEFGLPIGILPDAVESYTLSPTTGEFNVKLTRECYVKFDDQTVYYSKSIKGKLSYGSISDVTGIQAKQLFLWLSVTGMDLDESDNMIEFHVGVLSKKLPADMFQDVPECKSKALVHDQGFDQSI from the coding sequence aTGGCGTCTTTTAAGCAATCACTCTTGATCATCTCTTTAATCTCACTCCACCTCACAACAACCaccgtcaccaccaccaccaccaccgcagaCATCCACGACATCCTTCCAGAATTCGGTCTACCAATCGGAATCTTACCAGACGCCGTTGAATCCTACACACTGTCACCAACAACCGGCGAATTCAACGTCAAACTGACACGCGAATGCTACGTTAAGTTCGATGATCAGACGGTATACTACAGTAAAAGTATTAAAGGAAAATTGAGTTACGGATCGATATCGGATGTAACTGGTATTCAAGCTAAACAGTTGTTTTTGTGGTTGAGTGTTACGGGTATGGATTTGGATGAAAGTGATAATATGATTGAGTTTCATGTTGGTGTTTTGTCTAAGAAATTGCCTGCTGATATGTTTCAAGATGTGCCTGAGTGTAAGAGTAAAGCTTTAGTTCATGATCAAGGGTTTGATCAGTCAATATGA